One segment of Channa argus isolate prfri chromosome 17, Channa argus male v1.0, whole genome shotgun sequence DNA contains the following:
- the rpf2 gene encoding ribosome production factor 2 homolog isoform X2 produces the protein MIMKGGNTSQTITQALKDIYSLKKPNAVLYKKKNITRPFEDSTSLEFFSKKTDCSLFLFGSHNKKRPNNLIFGRLFDFHVLDMIELGIEKYVSLSEIKASKCPEGTKPMLIFAGEAFDIDNDHKRLKSLLTDFFRGPTVSAVRLAGLEHVLHFTALDGKIFMRSYRCLLKKSGCRTPRIELEEIGPSFDFILRRTHLASDDLYKLAHKQPKALKAKKKKNISHDAFGTKFGRVHMQKQDLSKLHTRKMKGLRKRKGEVVAEELKGQPPKVANVEC, from the exons ATGATCATGAAAGGGGGCAACACCAGTCAAACTATCACCCAGGCCCTTAAGGACATA TATTCTCTGAAGAAGCCGAATGCTGTCCTCTACAAGAA aaaaaacaTAACACGCCCGTTTGAGGATTCAACATCCCTG GAATTTTTTTCCAAGAAGACAGactgctctctctttctgtttggcTCCCATAACAAGAAACGGCCCAACAACCTCATATTTG GTCGTCTATTTGATTTTCACGTGCTTGATATGATTGAACTTGGAATTGAAAAGTATGTTTCTTTGAGTGAGATCAAG GCCAGTAAGTGTCCTGAGGGGACCAAACCAATGCTTATATTTGCTGGAGAAGCTTTCGATATTGACAACGACCACAAACGTCTGAAGAGCCTGCTTACAG ACTTTTTCAGAGGTCCCACTGTGTCTGCCGTGCGTCTGGCAGGTTTAGAACATGTGTTGCACTTCACTGCCCTGGATGGGAAAATATTCATGCGCAGCTACAG GTGTCTGTTGAAAAAGTCTGGGTGCCGAACACCGAGGATAGAACTGGAGGAGATTGGGCCgtcatttgattttattttaagaagaaCACATTTGGCTTCAGATGATTTGTACAAGTTGGCTCACAAACAACCAAAGGCTttgaag gccaagaagaagaagaacatcTCCCATGATGCCTTTGGTACCAAGTTTGGTCGAGTTCACATGCAGAAGCAGGATCTCTCCAAGCTGCACACACGCAAGATGAAGGGCCTGaggaaaagaaagggagaggTGGTGGCCGAAGAGTTGAAAGGACAACCACCCAAAGTGGCCAATGTAGAGTGCTGA
- the rpf2 gene encoding ribosome production factor 2 homolog isoform X1, with amino-acid sequence MTQTVLDGVIKPKTKRSKRFLESRAPKLTEDVKCAMIMKGGNTSQTITQALKDIYSLKKPNAVLYKKKNITRPFEDSTSLEFFSKKTDCSLFLFGSHNKKRPNNLIFGRLFDFHVLDMIELGIEKYVSLSEIKASKCPEGTKPMLIFAGEAFDIDNDHKRLKSLLTDFFRGPTVSAVRLAGLEHVLHFTALDGKIFMRSYRCLLKKSGCRTPRIELEEIGPSFDFILRRTHLASDDLYKLAHKQPKALKAKKKKNISHDAFGTKFGRVHMQKQDLSKLHTRKMKGLRKRKGEVVAEELKGQPPKVANVEC; translated from the exons ATGACACAGACGGTGTTAGACGGTGTAAT AAAGCCCAAGACAAAGCGGTCCAAGCGCTTCTTGGAAAGCAGAGCACCCAAACTGACTGAAGATGTGAAGTGTGCCATGATCATGAAAGGGGGCAACACCAGTCAAACTATCACCCAGGCCCTTAAGGACATA TATTCTCTGAAGAAGCCGAATGCTGTCCTCTACAAGAA aaaaaacaTAACACGCCCGTTTGAGGATTCAACATCCCTG GAATTTTTTTCCAAGAAGACAGactgctctctctttctgtttggcTCCCATAACAAGAAACGGCCCAACAACCTCATATTTG GTCGTCTATTTGATTTTCACGTGCTTGATATGATTGAACTTGGAATTGAAAAGTATGTTTCTTTGAGTGAGATCAAG GCCAGTAAGTGTCCTGAGGGGACCAAACCAATGCTTATATTTGCTGGAGAAGCTTTCGATATTGACAACGACCACAAACGTCTGAAGAGCCTGCTTACAG ACTTTTTCAGAGGTCCCACTGTGTCTGCCGTGCGTCTGGCAGGTTTAGAACATGTGTTGCACTTCACTGCCCTGGATGGGAAAATATTCATGCGCAGCTACAG GTGTCTGTTGAAAAAGTCTGGGTGCCGAACACCGAGGATAGAACTGGAGGAGATTGGGCCgtcatttgattttattttaagaagaaCACATTTGGCTTCAGATGATTTGTACAAGTTGGCTCACAAACAACCAAAGGCTttgaag gccaagaagaagaagaacatcTCCCATGATGCCTTTGGTACCAAGTTTGGTCGAGTTCACATGCAGAAGCAGGATCTCTCCAAGCTGCACACACGCAAGATGAAGGGCCTGaggaaaagaaagggagaggTGGTGGCCGAAGAGTTGAAAGGACAACCACCCAAAGTGGCCAATGTAGAGTGCTGA